Proteins from a genomic interval of Streptomyces sp. NBC_00820:
- a CDS encoding glycosyltransferase, whose protein sequence is MVSRTNRRGSVTGARAGSPRRRLPMRLLLPLLVLVALVAMLMLRGYVHSEILADHRIQPEAATDQVPEKILDGGPVIDTRDGRTTSLRVPDHRLVLTFDDGPDPVWTPKVLDVLKKHHAHAVFFVTGTMTSQYPELVKRMVDEGHEVGLHTFNHPDLSYQSHRRIDWELSTNQLAITGAAGIRTSLFRPPYSSFANAMDDKSWPVTEYIGTRGYITVVDNIDSEDWKKPGVDEIVRRATPHGGKGAIVLMHDSGGDRHQTVRALDTFLPKLQRQGYTFDNLTEALGAPSASTEVTGPDLWKGKAWIFLVSASDGITGVLVVCLAVIGVLVISRFVLMLLLSGAHARRVRRKSFSWGPPVTEPVSVLVPAYNEAKCIENTVRSLMASEHPVEVLVIDDGSSDGTARIVEGMGLPNVRVVRQLNAGKPAALNRGMANARHDLIVMMDGDTVFEPSTVRELVQPFGDPRVGAVAGNAKVGNRDTLIGAWQHIEYVMGFNLDRRMYDLMRCMPTIPGAVGAFRRSALERVGGMSDDTLAEDTDITMALHRDGWRVVYAEKARAWTEAPESVQQLWSQRYRWSYGTMQAIWKHRHAVLERGPSGRFGRVGLPLVSLFMVLAPLLAPLIDVFLLYGVVFGPTQKTIVAWLGVLALQAVCAAYAFRLDRERMTHLISLPLQQILYRQLMYVVLLQSWITALTGGRLRWQKLRRSGGVAAPPTAPGEGTPVMGGSTAR, encoded by the coding sequence ATGGTCTCCCGCACCAACCGGCGCGGCTCCGTAACCGGAGCCCGCGCCGGTTCCCCGCGCAGGCGTCTGCCCATGCGCCTGCTGCTGCCGCTGCTCGTCCTCGTCGCGCTCGTCGCGATGCTGATGCTGCGCGGCTACGTCCACAGCGAGATCCTCGCCGACCACCGCATCCAGCCCGAGGCGGCCACGGACCAGGTGCCGGAGAAGATCCTGGACGGCGGCCCGGTCATCGACACCCGCGACGGCCGGACCACCAGCCTTCGCGTCCCGGACCACCGCCTCGTCCTCACCTTCGACGACGGCCCGGACCCGGTCTGGACCCCGAAGGTGCTCGACGTGCTGAAGAAGCATCACGCGCACGCCGTCTTCTTCGTCACCGGCACGATGACCTCCCAATACCCGGAGCTGGTCAAGCGCATGGTGGACGAGGGCCACGAGGTCGGCCTGCACACCTTCAACCACCCCGACCTCTCCTACCAGAGCCACCGGCGCATCGACTGGGAGCTGTCCACCAACCAGCTCGCCATCACCGGCGCCGCCGGCATCCGCACCTCCCTGTTCCGGCCGCCGTACTCCTCCTTCGCCAATGCCATGGACGACAAGTCCTGGCCGGTGACCGAGTACATCGGCACCCGCGGCTACATCACGGTCGTCGACAACATCGACAGCGAGGACTGGAAGAAGCCGGGCGTCGACGAGATCGTCCGCCGGGCCACCCCGCACGGCGGCAAGGGCGCGATCGTCCTGATGCACGACTCCGGCGGCGACCGCCACCAGACCGTGCGGGCCCTCGACACGTTCCTGCCGAAGCTCCAGCGGCAGGGCTACACCTTCGACAACCTGACCGAGGCCCTGGGCGCGCCCAGCGCGAGCACCGAGGTGACCGGCCCCGACCTGTGGAAGGGCAAGGCCTGGATCTTCCTGGTCTCCGCCTCCGACGGCATCACCGGTGTCCTGGTCGTCTGCCTCGCGGTGATCGGCGTTCTCGTCATCTCCCGCTTCGTCCTGATGCTCCTGCTCTCCGGCGCGCACGCCCGCCGGGTGCGCCGCAAGAGCTTCAGCTGGGGCCCGCCGGTGACCGAACCGGTCTCCGTGCTCGTCCCGGCCTACAACGAGGCCAAGTGCATCGAGAACACGGTGCGTTCACTGATGGCCAGTGAGCACCCCGTCGAGGTCCTCGTCATCGACGACGGCTCCTCGGACGGCACCGCCCGCATCGTGGAGGGGATGGGCCTGCCCAACGTCCGCGTGGTGCGCCAGCTCAACGCGGGCAAACCGGCGGCCCTCAACCGCGGTATGGCGAACGCCCGGCACGACCTGATCGTGATGATGGACGGCGACACCGTCTTCGAGCCGTCCACGGTCCGCGAACTCGTCCAGCCCTTCGGCGACCCCCGGGTCGGCGCGGTGGCGGGCAACGCGAAGGTCGGCAACCGGGACACGCTGATCGGCGCCTGGCAGCACATCGAGTACGTGATGGGCTTCAACCTCGACCGCCGCATGTACGACCTCATGCGCTGCATGCCGACGATCCCCGGCGCCGTCGGGGCGTTCCGGCGCTCCGCCCTGGAGCGGGTCGGCGGGATGAGCGACGACACCCTCGCCGAGGACACCGACATCACCATGGCGCTGCACCGCGACGGCTGGCGCGTGGTGTACGCCGAGAAGGCCCGCGCCTGGACCGAGGCACCCGAGTCGGTCCAGCAGCTGTGGTCCCAGCGCTACCGCTGGTCGTACGGCACCATGCAGGCGATCTGGAAGCACCGCCACGCCGTGCTGGAGCGGGGCCCCTCGGGCCGCTTCGGCCGGGTGGGCCTGCCGCTGGTCTCCCTGTTCATGGTTCTCGCCCCGCTGCTGGCCCCCCTGATCGACGTGTTCCTGCTCTACGGCGTCGTGTTCGGCCCCACGCAGAAGACGATCGTGGCCTGGCTGGGCGTGCTCGCCCTCCAGGCGGTCTGCGCGGCGTACGCCTTCCGCCTGGACAGGGAACGCATGACCCATCTCATCTCGCTGCCCCTGCAGCAGATCCTCTACCGCCAGCTCATGTACGTCGTGCTGCTCCAGTCCTGGATCACGGCGCTCACCGGCGGCCGCCTGCGCTGGCAGAAGCTCCGGCGCAGCGGCGGGGTGGCGGCTCCGCCGACGGCTCCCGGCGAGGGCACCCCGGTGATGGGCGGAAGCACCGCCCGATGA
- a CDS encoding LysR family transcriptional regulator: protein MSARTPMDPRLLRAFVAVAEELHFTRAAARLYVAQQALSRDVRRLERELGAELFVRTTRQVTLTADGERLLPLARRVLAAHDELLAAFDRPRPLLVDLNSAGLATGRRVLHRARELAPDCELMARYESGLTGAAAELLAGRLDASFGRFAGLDPALRSGLEQQPVRYEPMAVVLPDDHRLAALPEVPLAALAGEEVYAGAGNPRTREWTDLALQLFEGRGIRIAPPLPLPVGDEEFERIMAKTRNPVLAVVDFPAMPRTVLRPLVDPVPLSPVSLVWRKGLVHPGLTALRSAVTGIALAEGWLRRAPGRWIPAIDLEAMTVHE from the coding sequence ATGTCCGCCCGCACCCCGATGGACCCCCGCCTCCTGCGCGCCTTCGTCGCCGTCGCCGAGGAGCTGCACTTCACCCGGGCCGCTGCCCGCCTGTACGTCGCCCAGCAGGCGCTCAGTCGTGATGTACGCCGACTGGAGCGGGAGTTGGGCGCCGAACTGTTCGTACGGACCACCCGACAGGTGACCCTGACCGCGGACGGCGAACGCCTGCTGCCGCTCGCCCGGCGCGTCCTCGCCGCCCACGACGAACTGCTCGCCGCCTTCGACCGGCCCCGGCCCCTGCTGGTCGACCTCAACTCCGCCGGCCTGGCCACCGGCCGCCGCGTCCTGCACCGGGCCCGTGAACTCGCCCCCGACTGCGAGCTGATGGCCCGCTACGAGAGCGGTCTCACCGGTGCCGCCGCCGAACTCCTCGCCGGCCGGTTGGACGCCTCCTTCGGCCGCTTCGCGGGCCTCGATCCGGCCCTGCGCTCCGGCCTCGAACAGCAGCCCGTGCGCTACGAGCCGATGGCCGTCGTCCTGCCCGACGACCATCGGCTGGCCGCCCTGCCCGAGGTGCCGCTCGCCGCGCTGGCCGGCGAGGAGGTGTACGCCGGTGCGGGGAACCCGCGCACCCGGGAGTGGACCGATCTGGCCCTCCAGCTCTTCGAGGGACGAGGCATACGGATCGCTCCGCCCCTCCCGCTGCCGGTCGGGGACGAGGAGTTCGAGCGGATCATGGCCAAGACCCGGAACCCGGTGCTGGCCGTGGTGGACTTTCCGGCGATGCCCCGCACGGTGCTGCGTCCCCTCGTCGACCCCGTCCCGCTCTCGCCCGTCTCGCTGGTCTGGCGCAAGGGGCTGGTTCACCCCGGGCTGACCGCGCTCCGGAGCGCGGTGACCGGAATCGCCCTGGCCGAGGGGTGGTTGCGGCGAGCGCCCGGCAGATGGATTCCGGCCATCGATCTGGAGGCGATGACCGTCCACGAGTGA
- a CDS encoding MFS transporter, with protein MPQQPTRDGLIRERVSRQAAYRRLFALPGTLAFTAGNLVARLPMGMFGVSAVVMIAGSRGSYALAGAVTATGLAATGVAGPWIARLVDRYGQARVAVPATLTAVLGSLALLLCVRWGAPDWTLFAAYAATAATPNIGGLSRARWAHLLRDDPGALHTANSFEQAADELCFMLGPVLASFLTGTFFPEAGTLTGAGLLMAGMLLFTAQRATEPPPRARSKAPSPLRGPGIPPLLACFVATGAIFGSMEVITIAYADARGHRAAAGAVLALQAAGSCAAGLLYGALKPSGPAVRRLARCLPAMAALMTLPWLAATTTGSLTALAGALLVAGMATAPTMVTAMTLVQDRTPADRLNEGMSLVVTALLTGIACGSAAGGWTAEHLPPASAFAVPVVAAVTAALIHLGTRPGVAAAGFRGRP; from the coding sequence ATGCCTCAACAGCCCACACGGGACGGCCTGATACGGGAACGAGTCTCCCGACAGGCCGCGTACCGCCGCCTGTTCGCCCTGCCCGGCACCCTGGCGTTCACCGCCGGCAACCTCGTCGCACGCCTGCCCATGGGCATGTTCGGGGTGAGCGCGGTCGTGATGATCGCCGGGTCCCGGGGCTCGTACGCCCTCGCCGGCGCCGTCACCGCCACCGGGCTCGCGGCGACCGGGGTGGCCGGCCCCTGGATCGCGCGGCTCGTGGACCGGTACGGGCAGGCGCGGGTGGCCGTACCGGCCACGCTCACGGCCGTGCTCGGCAGCCTCGCGCTGCTGCTGTGCGTCCGCTGGGGCGCCCCGGACTGGACCCTGTTCGCCGCGTACGCCGCCACCGCGGCCACGCCCAACATCGGCGGCCTGTCCCGCGCCCGCTGGGCCCATCTGCTGCGCGACGACCCCGGCGCCCTGCACACCGCGAACTCCTTCGAGCAGGCCGCCGACGAACTGTGCTTCATGCTCGGCCCGGTGCTGGCGTCCTTCCTGACCGGCACCTTCTTCCCGGAGGCGGGCACACTGACCGGGGCCGGGCTGCTCATGGCGGGCATGCTGCTCTTCACCGCCCAGCGGGCCACCGAGCCCCCGCCCCGGGCCCGCTCGAAGGCCCCGTCACCCCTGCGCGGTCCCGGCATCCCGCCCCTGCTGGCCTGCTTCGTGGCCACCGGCGCGATCTTCGGCTCCATGGAGGTCATCACGATCGCGTACGCCGACGCGCGGGGACACCGCGCGGCCGCGGGCGCGGTCCTCGCCCTCCAGGCGGCCGGCTCGTGCGCGGCGGGCCTGCTGTACGGGGCGCTGAAGCCGTCCGGTCCGGCGGTACGACGCCTCGCACGGTGCCTGCCGGCGATGGCCGCGCTGATGACGCTGCCCTGGCTGGCGGCCACCACCACCGGTTCCCTCACCGCCCTGGCGGGCGCGCTGCTGGTGGCGGGCATGGCCACCGCGCCGACCATGGTGACGGCCATGACCCTGGTCCAGGACCGCACCCCGGCCGACCGCCTCAACGAAGGGATGAGCCTGGTGGTGACGGCCCTGCTCACCGGCATCGCCTGCGGCTCGGCCGCCGGCGGCTGGACGGCGGAGCACCTCCCCCCCGCGTCCGCCTTCGCGGTCCCGGTGGTGGCGGCGGTCACCGCCGCGCTGATCCACCTGGGCACGCGCCCCGGCGTGGCGGCCGCCGGTTTCCGCGGCCGTCCATGA
- the smpB gene encoding SsrA-binding protein SmpB has protein sequence MSKGMYVPKESQPKQGGGAAKAAKDGKRKIVAQNKKARHDYAIIDTFEAGLVLSGTEVKSLRQGRASLTDGFVQIDGNEAWLHNAHIPEYSQGTWTNHSVRRKRKLLLHREEIDKLESKSQETGHTIVPLAIYFKDGRAKAEIALARGKKEYDKRQTLREKQDRRESDRAIAAAKRKQRGG, from the coding sequence ATGAGCAAGGGAATGTACGTACCGAAGGAGTCCCAGCCCAAGCAGGGCGGAGGGGCCGCGAAGGCGGCCAAGGACGGCAAGCGCAAGATCGTCGCGCAGAACAAGAAGGCGCGGCACGACTACGCGATCATCGACACCTTCGAGGCCGGGCTCGTGCTCTCCGGCACCGAGGTGAAGTCGCTGCGCCAGGGGCGCGCGTCGCTGACGGACGGCTTCGTCCAGATCGACGGGAACGAGGCGTGGCTGCACAACGCCCACATCCCGGAGTACAGCCAGGGCACCTGGACCAACCACTCCGTGCGCCGCAAGCGCAAGCTGCTCCTGCACCGCGAGGAGATCGACAAGCTGGAGTCCAAGTCCCAGGAGACGGGGCACACGATCGTGCCCCTCGCGATCTACTTCAAGGACGGCCGGGCGAAGGCCGAGATCGCCCTCGCGCGCGGCAAGAAGGAGTACGACAAGCGGCAGACCCTGCGGGAGAAGCAGGACCGCCGGGAGTCGGACCGCGCGATCGCGGCGGCGAAGCGCAAGCAGCGGGGCGGCTAG